In Oryza sativa Japonica Group chromosome 2, ASM3414082v1, the following are encoded in one genomic region:
- the LOC4328575 gene encoding biogenesis of lysosome-related organelles complex 1 subunit 2 produces MSAAASGERDELADSLAELFTNVSLMVRGELQGTNSQLSLLEKMNRRVAEEYNNYGDVASGLRVFVEQLNEKNQSFGEYVSQIDAIDQQVTEFEAVVSMLDKHVSLLEKKVKSAYNIAPTQ; encoded by the exons ATGTCGGCCGCGGCGTCGGGGGAGCGAGACGAGCTCGCGGATTCGCTCGCGGAGCTCTTCACCAACGTCTCCCTCATGGTCCGCGGCGAGCTCCAG GGGACTAACAGCCAGCTTTCTCTACTTGAGAAAATGAATCGACGTGTAGCAGAGGAATACAATAACTATGGAGATGTTGCATCCGGCCTGCGGGTTTTCGTAGAACAACTGAATGAGAAAAACCAAAGCTTTGGTGAGTATGTATCGCAGATTGATGCGATAGACCAGCAGGTGACCGAGTTTGAGGCAGTGGTGTCCATGCTTGATAAGCATGTTTCCCTCTTGGAAAAGAAAGTAAAGTCCGCATATAACATTGCTCCTACCCAATGA
- the LOC9272257 gene encoding disease resistance protein RPM1 has protein sequence MIHHFLSQVGTKIYSNKVLEGWIVRVRKVAYRVEDITDEYSYNIALEHENHFKRLIHKFFYPTAFHRIAIELKDIEEEIKHLSQLKRDYREMFNELLDNTSDSAHIHLLSSNGSPHAVKGDDIVGMKEDMELLGRWLDPKELDRTVISIWGFGGLGKTTLVRKVYDWEKGMKSFDCYSWIAVSHNYNINAILRQLIQELSEDQSKIPTDLDTMHHGKLNDELKEVLSNKKYLIVLDDVWDTRAFHELSDSLMDDKKGSRIIITTRNNDVASLAQEMYKMKLNPLGNDDAFELFHRRCFQKSNMECPSHLEELSRQIVNKCGGLPLAINAIGNVLAVQESKEIVWRRINNQFKCELEDNPGLDKVRSALSISFMYLPRHLKNCFLYCSMFPQDYIFKRELLIKLWIVEGFVIQRGQSTLEEVADGYFTELIQQSMMQLVENDEIGRVVSCRMHDIMRELALSFSRKERFGLADINLETQKKDDVRRLLVSNFDQVNQLIKSSMDLPRLRTFIAANRVANYQLLTLLISRCKYLAVLELRDSPLDKIPENIGDLFNLRYLGLRRTRIKSLPISIKKLTNLETLDLKSTNIERLPREVAKLKKLRHIFAEQLYDPEERQLRYFRGVKLPDCAFDLAQLQTLQTVEATKESVKLLKYLPELRLLCVENVCRADCATLFSSLSNMNHLYDLVISANDLNEPLDFNAFNPICTKLEKLTIRGCWDNETFRRPVFCEYGANIKYLTLTFCKNDTNPLPSISSSVPNLIFLSIRRGCWAEDIILRAGWFPQLRTLWLGKLEELRRLVIEEGAIIRLEVLLLLSLPSLREVPKGLELLASLKKLNVTMQHHELKVEWERDNWKTKLHRIQEIRF, from the coding sequence ATGATCCATCATTTCTTGAGCCAGGTTGGAACAAAAATCTACAGCAATAAAGTTCTTGAAGGCTGGATAGTAAGGGTGCGGAAGGTCGCTTACCGTGTTGAGGACATAACAGATGAGTACAGCTATAACATAGCTCTTGAACATGAAAACCATTTTAAAAGGTTAATACACAAGTTCTTCTATCCAACTGCTTTTCATCGCATCGCTATTGAGCTTAAAGATATCGAGGAAGAGATCAAGCACTTGTCACAGCTGAAAAGGGATTATCGAGAAATGTTCAATGAATTACTTGACAACACTAGTGATAGTGCTCATATTCATCTCCTGTCATCTAATGGTTCTCCTCATGCCGTTAAAGGAGATGACATTGTTGGGATGAAAGAAGACATGGAGCTGCTTGGCAGATGGCTAGATCCCAAGGAGTTAGATCGAACAGTAATATCAATATGGGGTTTTGGTGGATTGGGTAAAACAACCCTAGTCAGGAAGGTTTATGATTGGGAGAAGGGAATGAAGAGCTTTGACTGTTATTCATGGATTGCAGTATCACATAACTATAACATCAATGCTATATTAAGGCAGTTGATTCAAGAGCTGAGCGAGGACCAAAGCAAAATCCCCACTGATCTTGACACTATGCACCATGGTAAGCTGAATGATGAGTTAAAGGAGGTTTTGTCAAATAAGAAATACTTGATTGTACTCGATGATGTATGGGATACTAGAGCTTTCCATGAGCTATCTGACTCATTGATGGATGATAAGAAAGGAAGTAGGATAATAATCACAACCAGGAATAATGACGTTGCTTCATTGGCTCAAGAAATGTACAAGATGAAGCTTAATCCACTAGGCAATGATGATGCATTTGAACTCTTTCATAGAAGGTGCTTCCAGAAAAGCAATATGGAGTGCCCCTCTCATTTGGAGGAATTGTCTAGGCAGATTGTAAATAAGTGTGGAGGCTTGCCGTTGGCAATTAATGCAATAGGAAATGTATTGGCTGTACAGGAATCAAAAGAGATAGTATGGAGAAGAATAAACAATCAATTCAAGTGTGAATTGGAGGACAACCCTGGCCTAGACAAAGTAAGGAGCGCACTGAGCATAAGCTTCATGTACCTGCCAAGGCATCTCAAGAATTGTTTTTTATATTGCAGTATGTTCCCGCAAGATTATATTTTCAAGCGTGAGCTTCTTATCAAGCTATGGATAGTAGAGGGCTTTGTAATACAGCGAGGTCAGAGTACATTGGAGGAGGTTGCAGACGGCTACTTCACTGAGCTGATCCAACAAAGCATGATGCAACTTGTTGAGAACGATGAGATTGGTAGAGTGGTAAGCTGCAGGATGCATGACATTATGAGGGAATTAGCACTCTCCTTTTCTAGGAAGGAAAGATTTGGTCTGGCGGACATAAACCTTGAAACTCAAAAGAAGGATGATGTTCGCCGGCTGTTAGTGTCAAACTTTGATCAGGTGAATCAGCTGATAAAATCAAGCATGGACCTTCCTCGTCTCCGGACATTCATTGCAGCCAACAGAGTTGCTAATTATCAGTTGTTAACCTTACTAATTTCCAGGTGTAAATACCTTGCTGTTCTAGAACTACGAGACTCACCCTTGGACAAGATTCCAGAAAATATTGGGGACTTGTTCAACTTGCGCTATCTTGGCTTAAGGAGGACACGTATTAAGTCCCTACCAATATCAATTAAAAAGCTCACCAATTTGGAAACTCTGGACTTGAAATCAACTAACATTGAAAGGCTCCCAAGAGAGGTAGCTAAATTAAAGAAGCTGAGGCACATCTTTGCAGAGCAATTGTATGACCCAGAAGAGAGGCAATTGCGTTACTTCCGTGGTGTGAAATTGCCTGACTGTGCTTTTGATTTGGCACAGCTGCAGACTCTCCAGACTGTTGAAGCAACCAAGGAATCGGTGAAGCTACTGAAATACTTGCCTGAGCTGAGGCTTCTGTGTGTCGAGAATGTTTGTCGTGCTGACTGTGCAACACTGTTTTCTTCCTTATCAAATATGAACCACCTTTATGACTTGGTCATCAGCGCCAACGATCTGAATGAACCTCTGGATTTTAATGCTTTCAATCCTATATGTACAAAGCTAGAGAAGCTCACAATCAGAGGATGCTGGGACAATGAGACATTCCGAAGACCAGTGTTCTGTGAGTATGGTGCAAATATCAAGTACCTGACACTGACATTTTGCAAAAATGACACCAATCCACTCCCATCAATATCATCAAGCGTGCCAAATCTGATATTTTTGAGCATACGCAGGGGATGTTGGGCTGAGGACATAATTCTCCGTGCAGGATGGTTTCCTCAGCTGAGGACTCTTTGGTTGGGAAAATTGGAGGAGTTGAGAAGGCTAGTCATTGAGGAAGGGGCCATTATTAGGCTGGAAGTGCTGCTTCTGCTGTCGCTCCCATCCCTCAGGGAGGTTCCTAAAGGTTTGGAGCTTCTTGCATCCCTCAAGAAGCTCAATGTCACGATGCAACACCATGAACTCAAGGTAGAGTGGGAACGAGACAACTGGAAAACAAAATTGCATCGTATCCAAGAAATACGTTTCTAA
- the LOC4328578 gene encoding uncharacterized protein, producing MAGLAGDDSSFFGDDGDGDEFCYGPFDVEDLCYGASDVDDDWEEFCDGPFGGGGVEEFCVSGFSVRDLSDASSSGARETGDPHDDDPLPQTLARSLDSDGDLSATLHQIVSAMRLSEDEEEEEEEELLVLGHGHGVGIGGGGDVDGFMVSAFDLDTAMAIGGILEDIHEVMGADEVREEVVVEEEEAGNGGGIMPNGFEFGPPPRAISGTAAGFRMMVDADDTDSDDFQFVEVLGGGQVREAGAGMSMRPSRASQLVVESLPEATLSEEEASRGCAVCKDSFASGQIVALLPCKHYFHGDCIWPWLTIRTTCPVCRHQVRTEDDDYEQRMARRVIVLAAVEHQGAPAQGCGDSATMGAEGASECVVENGPEKTSF from the exons ATGGcggggctcgccggcgacgactccTCATTCttcggggacgacggcgacggcgatgagtTCTGCTACGGGCCGTTCGACGTCGAGGATCTCTGCTACGGCGCCTCCGATGTCGACGACGATTGGGAGGAGTTCTGCGACGGccccttcggcggcggcggcgtggaggagtTCTGCGTCTCCGGTTTCTCCGTCCGCGACCTCTCCGACGCGTCATCCTCCGGCGCCCGCGAGACGGGCGACCCCCACGACGACGATCCcctcccccaaaccctagcccgctccCTCGACTCCGACGGCGACCTCTCCGCCACCCTCCACCAGATCGTGTCCGCGATGCGCCTCTCCGaggacgaagaggaggaggaggaggaggagctacTGGTCctcggccacggccacggcgtcggcatcggcggcggcggcgacgtagATGGGTTCATGGTGAGCGCCTTCGATCTCGACACAGCGATGGCCATTGGGGGCATCCTCGAGGACATCCACGAGGTGATGGGCGCCGATGAGGTACGggaagaggtggtggtggaggaggaggaggccggcaaTGGCGGGGGGATCATGCCGAATGGATTCGAGttcgggccgccgccgcgggccatCAGTGGCACCGCCGCGGGATTCCGGATGATGGTGGACGCCGATGACACTGACTCCGATGACTTCCAGTTTGTCGAGGTACTCGGAGGAGGACAGGTCAGGGAGGCCGGTGCCGGCATGAGCATGCGGCCCTCGCGTGCGTCCCAATTGGTGGTGGAGAGCTTGCCGGAGGCGACGCTCAGTGAAGAGGAGGCCTCTCGTGGCTGCGCCGTGTGCAAGGACTCTTTTGCGTCGGGGCAGATCGTCGCCTTGCTCCCGTGCAAGCATTACTTCCATGGGGACTGTATCTGGCCATGGTTAACTATCAGGACCACTTGCCCTGTCTGCCGGCACCAAGTTCGCACTGAAGATGACGATTATGAACAACGTATGGCTCGGCGCGTGATTGTTCTAGCAGCAGTGGAGCATCAGGGTGCACCGGCACAG GGCTGTGGAGACAGCGCAACCATGGGTGCTGAAGGCGCAAGTGAATGTGTGGTAGAAAATGGACCTGAGAAAACTTCATTTTGA
- the LOC4328577 gene encoding amino acid transporter AVT6A, with translation MGIGNGSPSDSRHVSHKEIRDETTPLLPIKEEEEGIHEFNGASFSGAVFNLSTTIVGAGIMALPASIKMLGIIPGILMIILVALLTEASIDMLVRCSHEGKITSYGWLMGETFGQWGRIALQASVVINNIGMMIVYMIIVGDVLSGTSTSGVHHRGIFEGWFGPHLWNSRPVVLLATTLFVFGPLVSFKRLDSLRYTSALSVALAVVFVVITAGIAIVRLIEGTVEIPKLFPELDGTNSIWELFTAVPVVVTAYICHYNVHSIDNELEDRTQTKPIVQTSLALCSSVYIATSFFAYLLFGEGTLADVLANFDSNLHIPFSSVFNDVVRVSYVVHIMLVFPIVFFALRLNLDGLLFPTARHISRDNRRFAIITGSLLAVIYLAAIFIPSIWDAFQFTGATAAVLIGFIFPAMIILRDPYGIATKRDKILALTMIVLAVLSNSVALYSDALNIIFHRKVEA, from the exons ATGGGAATTGGGAATGGATCACCAAGTGACAGCAGGCATGTGTCACACAAGGAAATACGAGATGAGACCACACCGCTTCTCCCAAttaaggaagaggaggaggggatccaTGAGTTCAATGGAGCTTCTTTCTCCGGTGCAGTGTTCAATCTGTCAACGACCATCGTGGGGGCTGGAATTATGGCACTGCCAGCGAGCATCAAGATGCTGGGAATTATCCCTGGTATCCTGATGATCATCCTTGTGGCGTTGCTCACTGAGGCATCCATTGACATGCTGGTCAGGTGCAGCCACGAGGGCAAGATTACGTCCTACGGGTGGCTGATGGGTGAAACTTTCGGTCAGTGGGGGAGGATCGCGCTGCAAGCATCTGTTGTAATAAACAACATTGGCATGATGATCGTTTACATGATTATCGTTG GTGATGTGCTGTCCGGAACATCAACAAGTGGTGTTCATCACCGTGGCATCTTCGAGGGGTGGTTTGGACCTCATTTGTGGAATTCTCGTCCGGTTGTTCTCCTTGCTACGACTCTTTTTGTGTTTGGTCCATTGGTGAGCTTTAAGCGTTTGG ATTCATTGAGATACACATCTGCACTGTCAGTTGCTCTTGCTGTGGTTTTTGTTGTCATCACTGCTGGAATTGCGATTGTCAGACTCATTGAAGGAACTGTGGAGATTCCCAAACTCTTTCCCGAGTTAGATGGAACTAATTCCATCTGGGAACTCTTTACAGCTGTGCCTGTTGTTGTCACTGCCTACATTTGCCACTACAATG TACATAGCATCGACAATGAGTTGGAAGATAGAACTCAAACCAAGCCAATTGTGCAAACTTCACTGGCTCTCTGCTCAAGTGTGTACATTGCGACAAGCTTCTTTGCATATCTCCTCTTTGGCGAGGGTACCCTGGCTGATGTACTCGCCAACTTTGACTCCAACCTTCATATTCCATTCAGCTCTGTCTTCAATGATGTTGTGAGAGTGAGCTATGTAGTCCACATCATGCTCGTCTTTCCCATAGTCTTCTTCGCCCTTAGGCTCAATTTGGATGGACTGCTCTTCCCTACTGCAAGGCACATTTCTCGTGACAACAGAAGGTTCGCCATTATCACGGGATCACTCCTTGCTGTAATTTATCTTGCTGCCATCTTCATACCGAGCATCTGGGACGCGTTCCAATTCACCGGTGCCACAGCTGCTGTTCTTATCGGTTTTATCTTTCCTGCCATGATCATACTCAG AGATCCTTATGGAATTGCAACCAAGCGCGACAAGATTTTGGCCTTAACCATGATTGTGCTTGCGGTGCTCTCAAATTCTGTGGCTCTATACAGCGATGCACTGAACATCATCTTTCACAGGAAAGTGGAGGCCTAA
- the LOC4328576 gene encoding pentatricopeptide repeat-containing protein At3g62890, with translation MPPAPWPTPRTVRQAAELHARLTTSGHLLLHPPSARHLLNSLVNCLEPHPLHLRYALHLFDRMPPSTFLFDTALRACSRAGSDPHRPFLLFRRMRRAGVRPDGFTFHFLFKCSSSSSRPHSLLLCTMLHAACLRTMLPSAAPFVSNSLIHMYIRLGLAADARRAFDEIHVKDAVAWTMLISGLAKMGMLCDTQLLLSQAPVRDVISWTSLIAAYSRANRAREAVGCFKTMLSHGIAPDEVTVIAVLSACAKLKDLELGRSLHLLVEEKGMPTSENLVVALIDMYAKCGDFGHAQQVFDALGRGPRPQSWNAIIDGYCKHGHVDVARSLFDEMEVRDIITFNSMMTGYIHSGQLREALLLFMSMRRHDLRVDNFTVVNLLTACASLGALQQGRALHACIEQRLVEADIYLGTALLDMYMKCGRVDEATIVFQRMGKRDVHTWTAMIAGLAFNGMGKAALEHFYQMRCDGFQPNSVSYIAVLTACSHSCLLNEGRLYFDEMRILYNIHPQIEHYGCMIDLLGRSGLLDEAMDLVKTMPIQPNAVIWASILSACRVHKHIDLAQCAAEHLLKLEPDEDGVYVQLYNIYIDSRQWENASKIRMLMEERQVKKTAGYSSITVAGQVHKFVVSDKSHPRILEIIAMLEEISHRLKSLGYSPLTSQITVDVDEEEKEQALLAHSEKLAIAFGLINLAPNLPVHIRKNLRVCEDCHSAIKLISRLWNREIIVRDRSRFHHFREGTCSCNDFW, from the coding sequence atgccgccggcgccatggccgACGCCACGCACCGTCAGGCAAGCCGCCGAGCTCCACGCCCGCCTCACCAcctccggccacctcctcctccacccgccaTCCGCCCGCCACCTCCTCAACTCCCTCGTCAACTGCCTCGAGccccatcccctccacctccgctACGCCCTCCACCTGTTCGACCGAATGCCCCCCTCCACCTTCCTCTTCGACACCGCCCTCCGCGCCTGCTCCCGCGCCGGCTCCGATCCACaccgccccttcctcctcttccgccgTATGCGCCGCGCGGGCGTCCGCCCCGACGGCTTCACGTTCCACTTCCTGTTCaagtgctcctcctcctcctcccgcccccactccctcctcctgtGCACGATGCTGCACGCCGCCTGCCTGCGCACCATGCTACCATCCGCCGCGCCGTTCGTCTCGAATTCTCTCATCCACATGTACATTCGGCTCGGGCTCGCTGCCGACGCTCGCCGAGCTTTTGATGAGATCCATGTCAAGGACGCGGTTGCCTGGACAATGCTGATCAGTGGGCTGGCCAAGATGGGCATGCTCTGTGACACGCAGCTTCTTCTATCTCAGGCTCCAGTGAGGGATGTGATCTCGTGGACAAGCTTGATTGCCGCCTACTCCCGTGCCAATCGGGCCAGAGAGGCTGTGGGTTGCTTCAAGACCATGCTTTCTCATGGCATTGCACCGGACGAGGTTACCGTAATCGCCGTGCTCTCGGCATGCGCAAAGCTCAAGGATTTGGAACTGGGACGTTCCCTGCACTTGCTTGTCGAGGAGAAGGGGATGCCGACGAGTGAAAATCTCGTGGTTGCGCTCATCGACATGTATGCCAAGTGTGGTGATTTTGGTCATGCGCAACAGGTTTTCGATGCCCTGGGTAGAGGCCCAAGGCCTCAATCATGGAATGCTATCATTGATGGATACTGCAAGCATGGGCATGTTGATGTTGCACGGTCTCTGTTTGATGAAATGGAGGTCCGTGATATCATCACATTCAACTCGATGATGACTGGGTACATCCACAGTGGCCAGCTTAGAGAAGCATTGCTATTGTTCATGAGTATGAGGAGACATGACCTGCGTGTCGACAACTTTACGGTGGTGAATCTTCTAACTGCTTGCGCAAGCTTAGGTGCATTACAACAGGGCAGAgcattgcatgcttgcattgAGCAGAGGCTGGTGGAAGCAGATATATACCTTGGTACTGCACTGCTGGACATGTATATGAAATGTGGGAGGGTCGACGAGGCAACCATTGTTTTCCAACGGATGGGCAAGAGAGATGTTCATACTTGGACCGCTATGATCGCAGGTCTTGCATTCAATGGGATGGGTAAGGCTGCTCTGGAGCATTTCTACCAGATGAGGTGTGATGGCTTCCAGCCTAATTCAGTTAGCTACATTGCTGTTCTGACTGCATGCAGCCACTCATGTCTACTGAATGAAGGCCGTCTGTACTTTGATGAGATGAGAATCTTGTACAACATACATCCTCAGATTGAGCACTATGGCTGCATGATTGATCTGCTGGGACGCAGTGGGCTTTTGGATGAAGCAATGGATCTTGTCAAGACCATGCCCATACAACCAAATGCTGTCATATGGGCCTCCATTTTGAGTGCTTGCAGAGTCCATAAACACATTGACTTAGCTCAATGTGCCGCAGAGCATCTTCTGAAGCTAGAACCTGACGAGGATGGTGTCTATGTCCAGTTATATAACATATACATAGACTCTAGACAATGGGAAAATGCGTCAAAGATAAGGATGTTGATGGAAGAAAGGCAAGTTAAGAAGACTGCAGGATATAGTTCTATTACTGTGGCTGGGCAGGTGCACAAGTTTGTTGTTAGTGACAAATCACATCCACGGATATTGGAAATCATTGCAATGCTGGAGGAGATTTCACACAGGTTAAAGTCATTGGGTTATTCACCGCTTACATCACAGATAACAGTGGATGTGGATGAGGAAGAGAAAGAACAAGCGCTGCTAGCACACAGTGAGAAGCTGGCCATTGCTTTTGGCCTCATTAATCTAGCACCAAACTTGCCGGTTCATATCAGAAAGAATCTGAGGGTATGTGAGGACTGCCACTCTGCAATCAAGTTGATTTCCAGGCTTTGGAACCGGGAAATCATAGTCAGAGACCGGAGTAGGTTCCACCATTTCAGAGAGGGAACATGTTCATGCAACGATTTTTGGTAA